In Carassius gibelio isolate Cgi1373 ecotype wild population from Czech Republic chromosome B4, carGib1.2-hapl.c, whole genome shotgun sequence, one DNA window encodes the following:
- the sinhcaf gene encoding SIN3-HDAC complex-associated factor, whose product MFGFHKPKMYRSLDGCCICRAKSSSSRFTDSKRYERDFQSCFGLGETRSGEICNACVLLVKRWKKLPVGSKKNWNHVVDARGGPSLKTTVKSKKVKSLSRRIRPNQLSRIQKELKRHNSDAHSTTSSASPAQSPSYSNQSDEGSDSELTPGSARSPVFSFLDLTYWKRQRVCCGIIYKGRFGEVLIDPHLFKPCCQKKQEQEQEEEEEEEEEEEEEDGELEKEEVQSSQEILQPHSSLQMKVEPEVEEDW is encoded by the exons atgtttggcTTTCATAAGCCGAAGATGTACCGCAGCCTTGATGGATGCTGCATCTGCAGGGCAAAGTCCTCCAGCTCTCGTTTCACTGACAGCAAACGCTATGAGAGAGACTTTCAGAGCTGCTTTGG GTTAGGTGAAACTCGCTCTGGTGAAATCTGCAATGCTTGTGTTCTGCTGGTGAAACGCTGGAAGAAGCTTCCTGTGGGCTCCAAGAAGAACTGGAATCAT GTGGTTGATGCCCGAGGGGGACCCAGTCTGAAAACTACAGTGAAGTCCAAGAAAGTCAAATCTCTGTCCAGACGGATCCGACCGAACCAGCTCAGCAGAATTCAGAAAGAACTGAAGAGACACA ATTCAGATGCTCACAGCACCACCTCCAGTGCTAGCCCCGCCCAGTCACCCAGCTACAGTAACCAATCAGATGAAGGCTCTGACTCGGAGTTGACTCCTGGCTCAGCCCGCTCACCAGTCTTTTCCTTCTTGGACCTGACATACTGGAAAAG GCAGCGGGTATGTTGTGGCATCATCTACAAAGGTCGCTTTGGGGAGGTTTTGATCGACCCTCATCTCTTCAAGCCCTGCTGTCAGAAAAAACAGGAGCAAGAgcaggaggaagaagaagaagaggaggaggaggaggaagaagaagatggTGAACTTGAGAAGGAGGAGGTGCAGAGCAGTCAAGAAATTCTTCAACCGCACTCCTCTCTCCAAATGAAAGTGGAGCCGGAAGTGGAAGAGGATTGGTGA